In Streptomyces dangxiongensis, one DNA window encodes the following:
- a CDS encoding FAD-dependent oxidoreductase — MSADRAMTGARNPDGARRGRDRRARMLPAAPGTRRVDGARPTTAVIGGGIAGLAAATALAERGVGVTLYESRPYLGGRVGGWPTTLRDRTPVTMSRGFHAFFRQYYNLRGLLRRTDPGLRRLTGLPDYPLLHAGGLRDSFRHVPRTPPWSALGFVALSPSFGLRDLGAMDPVAALPLLDVRVPGIYGQLDRTSAHDFLHAVRFPEKARHLAFEVFSRSFFADPRQLSAAEMALMFHIYFLGSAEGLLFDVPRAPFPAALWHPLARYLEGHGAEVRTGSAVEHLAPGRDGGFLVTTDRDDRYHDSAVLALDSAGLRALVARSDRLGDAHWRERIARLRNAPPFLVTRLWLDRPVAPGRPGFLGTSGFATLDNISVLERWEDEAARWAARTGGSVVELHAYAVPPQASRDVEEKRLIEQMHRVHPETRAATIVDVRHEWREDCPLFPVGGYHDRPTVRTPDPRLMVAGDLVRTDLPVALMERAATTGFLAANALLERWGVRGQTLWTVPDRGRSAVLRSLAGWAGNSARHKRDLRPGAGSPHPAGE, encoded by the coding sequence ATGAGCGCAGACCGCGCGATGACCGGAGCCAGGAACCCGGACGGCGCCCGCCGCGGCCGGGACCGGCGGGCCCGGATGCTCCCGGCGGCCCCCGGGACGCGGCGCGTGGACGGCGCCCGGCCCACCACGGCCGTCATCGGCGGCGGCATCGCAGGTCTCGCCGCAGCCACGGCACTCGCCGAGCGCGGCGTCGGCGTGACGCTCTACGAGAGCCGGCCCTACCTCGGCGGGCGGGTCGGCGGGTGGCCCACCACGCTCCGGGACCGCACGCCGGTGACCATGAGCCGGGGCTTCCACGCCTTCTTCCGCCAGTACTACAACCTGCGCGGGTTGCTCCGCCGTACCGATCCTGGCCTGCGGCGGCTGACCGGTCTGCCGGACTACCCGCTGCTGCACGCCGGCGGGCTGCGGGACAGCTTCCGCCATGTCCCGCGCACCCCGCCGTGGAGCGCGCTCGGTTTCGTCGCGCTCAGCCCCTCCTTCGGCCTGCGGGACCTGGGCGCCATGGACCCGGTCGCGGCCCTGCCGCTGCTCGATGTGCGCGTCCCCGGCATCTACGGCCAACTAGACCGCACCAGCGCCCACGACTTCCTGCACGCCGTGCGCTTCCCCGAGAAGGCCCGGCACCTGGCGTTCGAGGTGTTCTCGCGGAGCTTCTTCGCCGACCCCCGGCAGCTCTCGGCGGCCGAGATGGCGCTGATGTTCCACATCTACTTCCTCGGCTCCGCCGAGGGCCTGCTGTTCGACGTGCCCCGCGCGCCCTTCCCCGCCGCCCTGTGGCACCCGCTGGCCCGCTACCTGGAGGGGCACGGCGCCGAGGTGCGTACCGGCTCGGCCGTCGAACACCTCGCACCGGGGCGGGACGGCGGCTTCCTGGTCACCACCGACCGCGACGACCGGTACCACGACAGCGCCGTCCTGGCCCTGGACAGCGCGGGCCTGCGCGCCCTCGTGGCCCGGTCGGACCGGCTGGGCGACGCGCATTGGCGCGAGCGGATCGCACGGCTGCGCAACGCCCCGCCGTTCCTGGTCACCCGGCTGTGGCTGGACCGGCCCGTGGCACCCGGCCGCCCGGGATTCCTGGGCACGAGCGGCTTCGCGACCCTGGACAACATCAGTGTGCTGGAGCGGTGGGAGGACGAGGCCGCCCGCTGGGCCGCGCGCACCGGGGGATCCGTGGTGGAACTGCACGCCTACGCGGTCCCGCCGCAGGCGTCCCGGGACGTGGAGGAGAAGCGCCTCATCGAGCAGATGCACCGCGTCCACCCCGAGACGCGTGCGGCCACGATCGTCGACGTGCGCCACGAGTGGCGCGAGGACTGCCCGCTGTTCCCGGTGGGCGGCTACCACGACCGTCCGACCGTCCGCACCCCGGACCCACGTCTGATGGTGGCGGGCGACCTGGTCCGCACCGACCTGCCCGTGGCGCTCATGGAACGCGCCGCGACGACCGGCTTCCTGGCCGCGAACGCGCTGCTGGAACGGTGGGGCGTGCGGGGCCAGACGCTGTGGACGGTGCCGGATCGCGGCCGGAGTGCCGTGCTGCGGAGCCTGGCCGGGTGGGCCGGGAACAGCGCACGTCACAAACGCGACCTCCGGCCGGGAGCGGGCTCGCCCCACCCGGCCGGAGAGTGA
- a CDS encoding class I SAM-dependent methyltransferase: protein MTLLRDADLAAAFDHAARSYDTLVAANPGYHAHLRRSVRRLGLPGHGAGLRLLDLGCGTGASTAALRSVLPAAHITAVDASAGMLGRAAAKPWADEVTFVQAPAEGLASAGVSGPFDAVFAAYLFRNVSDPDAVLATARDLLAPGGRLGVHEYTLSGRRADRAVWTLVCRGLVQPTASALGDGELYRHLWRSVVEFDTAERFAGRVRAAGFEHVRALPLPGWQTGITHTFVARRPESAQGPESARRPGSVQGPESARRPEAAQGPESARAPQTARHPKTTR, encoded by the coding sequence ATGACCCTGCTGCGTGACGCGGACCTCGCCGCCGCGTTCGACCACGCCGCCCGCAGCTACGACACGCTGGTGGCCGCCAACCCCGGCTACCACGCCCACCTGAGGCGCTCGGTACGCCGTCTGGGCCTGCCCGGGCACGGCGCGGGCCTGCGCCTGCTGGACCTCGGCTGCGGCACCGGCGCCTCGACGGCCGCTCTCCGCTCCGTCCTGCCGGCCGCGCACATCACCGCCGTCGACGCCTCCGCCGGCATGCTGGGCCGGGCCGCCGCCAAGCCCTGGGCCGACGAGGTGACCTTCGTGCAGGCTCCGGCGGAAGGCCTGGCCTCGGCCGGGGTGAGCGGCCCCTTCGACGCGGTCTTCGCCGCCTACCTCTTCCGCAACGTGTCCGACCCCGACGCCGTCCTCGCCACCGCCCGCGACCTGCTCGCGCCCGGCGGCCGGCTCGGCGTGCACGAGTACACGCTGAGCGGCCGCCGCGCCGACCGCGCCGTGTGGACGCTGGTGTGCCGCGGCCTCGTCCAGCCCACGGCGTCCGCTCTCGGCGACGGCGAGTTGTACCGTCATCTGTGGCGCAGCGTCGTGGAGTTCGACACCGCCGAGCGCTTCGCGGGCCGCGTCCGCGCGGCCGGCTTCGAGCACGTCCGGGCCCTGCCCCTGCCGGGCTGGCAGACGGGCATCACCCACACCTTCGTCGCCCGCCGCCCGGAGTCCGCGCAGGGCCCGGAGTCCGCCCGCCGTCCGGGGTCCGTGCAAGGTCCGGAGTCCGCTCGCCGTCCGGAGGCCGCGCAAGGCCCGGAGAGCGCCCGCGCTCCGCAGACCGCCCGCCATCCGAAGACCACGCGATGA
- a CDS encoding polyprenyl synthetase family protein, translating to MRPTQAKEHHAVAPPPVPRPVPLSGSPVRVRPDGATGEARGSIPPDPGDARVVDADVPAAVGRVLDLFLADRVARARAMDVLFAEELAGRVVRFTRTGGKRARSQLLWWSLRACGGAGEPLVGAALRIGAALELLQTCALVHDDVMDGSARRRGRPALHAELSAQYTGAASPRRVSRFGEAAGLLAGDLALAWSDDLVAETPLDPVRASAVRRLWSDMRTEMVAGQYLDVQGQITGAYSLSRALRAACLKSARYSVERPLALGAALADADDATTRALRSAGRCAGMAFQLRDDLDDVFGDPRRTGKPCGGDIREGKPTYLVALARVRAETTGDHSSLSVLRRSLGDAGLAGPDLDRVREVLTGTGARATVEARIGRLIAQGLHHLDDARLEHEPGTRLRHLLATAADSPRPTGGGPPPPGADGGSASGDGGPVSADGGPVSADGGPVSADGGPPRPSAGDGPVCAGGGPEPVRPGGCGPRPGDGAGVSVSALLAGSGAKECGR from the coding sequence ATGCGCCCCACACAGGCGAAGGAACACCATGCGGTCGCACCGCCACCCGTCCCGCGCCCGGTGCCGCTGTCGGGTTCCCCCGTCCGGGTGCGCCCGGACGGCGCAACCGGCGAGGCCCGTGGCTCGATCCCGCCGGACCCGGGGGACGCGCGCGTCGTCGACGCGGACGTGCCCGCCGCCGTGGGCCGGGTACTGGACCTCTTCCTGGCCGACCGGGTCGCCCGCGCCCGCGCCATGGACGTCCTGTTCGCCGAGGAACTGGCCGGGAGGGTCGTACGGTTCACCCGGACCGGGGGCAAACGGGCCCGCTCCCAGTTGCTGTGGTGGTCGCTGCGTGCCTGCGGCGGCGCCGGGGAGCCGCTGGTGGGAGCGGCCCTGCGGATCGGCGCCGCGCTCGAACTCCTGCAGACCTGCGCCCTGGTGCACGACGACGTGATGGACGGCTCGGCCCGTCGCCGCGGCCGGCCGGCGCTGCACGCCGAGCTGAGCGCCCAGTACACCGGGGCGGCCTCCCCCCGGCGCGTCAGCCGCTTCGGGGAGGCGGCCGGGCTGCTGGCCGGCGATCTGGCGCTCGCCTGGTCGGACGACCTGGTGGCCGAGACACCGCTCGACCCGGTGCGGGCGTCCGCCGTGCGCCGCCTGTGGAGCGACATGCGCACGGAGATGGTGGCCGGTCAGTATCTCGACGTACAGGGGCAGATCACGGGCGCGTACTCCCTGTCCCGGGCCCTGCGGGCGGCCTGTCTCAAGAGCGCCCGGTACTCCGTCGAACGGCCCTTGGCCCTGGGCGCCGCGCTGGCGGACGCGGACGACGCCACGACGCGCGCGCTGCGCTCGGCCGGCCGCTGTGCCGGCATGGCGTTCCAGCTACGGGACGACCTGGACGACGTCTTCGGTGACCCCCGGCGGACCGGGAAACCCTGTGGCGGTGACATCCGCGAGGGCAAACCGACGTATCTGGTCGCTCTGGCCCGGGTGCGCGCCGAGACCACCGGCGACCACTCCTCCCTGAGCGTCCTGCGCCGCTCGCTGGGCGACGCGGGCCTGGCGGGGCCTGATCTGGACCGGGTACGGGAGGTGCTCACCGGCACGGGCGCCCGGGCGACGGTCGAGGCGAGGATCGGCCGGCTGATCGCCCAGGGCCTGCACCACCTCGACGATGCCCGCCTCGAACACGAGCCCGGCACCCGGCTCCGCCACCTGCTCGCCACCGCGGCCGACAGCCCGAGACCGACGGGCGGCGGGCCACCGCCGCCGGGTGCGGACGGCGGGTCGGCTTCCGGGGACGGCGGGCCGGTATCGGCGGACGGCGGGCCGGTATCGGCGGACGGCGGGCCGGTATCGGCGGACGGCGGGCCACCGCGGCCGTCCGCGGGCGACGGACCGGTATGCGCGGGCGGCGGGCCGGAGCCCGTGCGGCCCGGTGGTTGCGGTCCGCGACCCGGGGACGGTGCGGGCGTGTCCGTGTCGGCGTTGCTGGCCGGCTCGGGTGCGAAGGAGTGCGGACGATGA